Proteins encoded by one window of Streptococcus suis S735:
- the rsmD gene encoding 16S rRNA (guanine(966)-N(2))-methyltransferase RsmD, with protein sequence MRIVSGSYGGRPLKTLDGKTTRPTSDKVRGAMFNMIGPYFEGGRVLDLYAGSGGLSIEAISRGMESAVLVERDRRAQAIIRENIAMTKEADKFQLLAMEARQALNSVGGPFDLVFLDPPYAEQEIEDVITELCRRDLLADDVMVVCETDKAVSLPEEIAELGIWKEKLYGISKVTVYVR encoded by the coding sequence ATGAGAATTGTATCGGGAAGCTATGGTGGAAGACCACTGAAAACGTTAGATGGAAAAACAACCAGACCGACATCGGATAAGGTCCGTGGAGCCATGTTCAATATGATTGGTCCCTATTTTGAGGGTGGTAGAGTTCTTGACTTGTACGCCGGCAGTGGTGGTTTATCTATCGAGGCTATATCTCGTGGCATGGAGTCAGCAGTTCTGGTTGAGCGAGATCGACGAGCACAAGCCATTATCCGTGAAAATATTGCAATGACTAAGGAAGCAGATAAATTTCAGCTTCTAGCAATGGAAGCTAGACAGGCTTTGAACAGTGTGGGAGGTCCTTTCGACCTGGTATTCTTGGACCCTCCTTATGCAGAGCAGGAAATTGAAGATGTGATAACAGAACTTTGTCGGCGTGACTTACTAGCAGATGATGTTATGGTAGTCTGCGAAACGGATAAGGCGGTCTCTCTTCCGGAGGAAATAGCAGAGCTGGGGATATGGAAAGAGAAACTCTACGGAATTAGTAAGGTAACAGTATATGTCAGATAA